Proteins from a genomic interval of Fusarium oxysporum Fo47 chromosome I, complete sequence:
- a CDS encoding P-loop containing nucleoside triphosphate hydrolase protein: protein MDILKVLSRGTKKTQKNSQNSSNAQQKLPSAGTSTNPQLYHDQVRGQKRKRTKNEPEPEAHDELPEVDFFAPKPEPVAKAAVETEEPVQVPKPTRPSRLLSEDECRQLLRSHRLKITLLSKSEDQSKVKKSKKKKKAAVEVKKDGKKQLFPQPLDSFSELRNAYGLSNKVADNLVFQGYRVPTEVQMGSLPLLVHPQAALKDEDGLEAGVDFLAIAPTGSGKTISFLIPAINNILRRRSQQSLSDIHELEAIIVAPTRELVHQIVSEGQKLAQGTGLKVVSMKKHTQLSAEQVDMAEDGSEDEEDKESDSEDEDENKADDKPKQITKADILVTTPFLLLKFLTSGPPSTQKVLPTVRDLILDEADVLLDPLFRDAMMSDWTACTNPDLRVSFWSATMGSNIESMVTEKLTSRAQSLGITPKPFVRLVVGLKDTAVPNIAHKLIYTATEQGKLLALRQLLHPTAADDSGPPLRPPFLVFTQTIDRATALHEELQYDIPLEAGGAARIAALHSGLTDSARSSIMRKFRAGDIWVLITTDVLARGVDFAGVNGVVNYDVPGSSAGYVHRAGRTGRAGREGGVAVTFYTKEDIPFVKMVANVIAASEKQAGKTGDEAGVQKWLLDALPNVGKADRKKLKERGVEARRSGNKAKITSKSGYERRKENNRRGAIEGSKKRKLQANEDSGDDGEWGGFDD from the coding sequence ATGGATATCCTCAAGGTTCTATCGCGTGGGACCAAAAAGACACAAAAGAACAGCCAAAACTCCAGCAATGCTCAGCAGAAGCTTCCCTCGGCTGGTACATCCACGAACCCTCAGCTCTACCATGATCAGGTCCGCGGCCAGAAGCGAAAGCGAACAAAGAATGAGCCCGAACCCGAAGCTCACGACGAGCTCCCCGAAGTTGACTTCTTTGCCCCCAAGCCAGAGCCTGTAGCCAAGGCAGCTGTTGAGACAGAGGAGCCCGTTCAAGTACCGAAACCTACACGGCCGTCTCGATTGTTGAGTGAGGACGAGTGTCGCCAGCTGCTACGATCGCATCGATTGAAGATTACTCTCCTCTCCAAGTCAGAGGATCAGTCTAAGgtcaagaagagcaagaaaaagaagaaggcggctGTTGAAGTGAAGAAGGATGGAAAGAAGCAGCTCTTCCCACAGCCTTTGGACTCTTTTAGCGAGCTGCGCAATGCCTACGGTCTCTCAAACAAAGTCGCCGACAACCTTGTATTCCAGGGATACCGAGTTCCTACTGAAGTTCAGATGGGTagtcttcctcttctcgtACACCCCCAGGCTGCCCTGAAAGACGAAGATGGACTCGAAGCAGGAGTCGATTTCCTCGCAATCGCTCCCACAGGAAGCGGAAAGACCATCAGTTTCTTAATTCCCGCTATCAACAACATTTTGCGCAGGCGCTCGCAGCAAAGCCTCAGCGATATTCACGAACTCGAGGCGATTATTGTCGCACCAACCCGCGAATTGGTGCACCAAATCGTTAGCGAAGGACAGAAGCTTGCTCAAGGAACAGGACTGAAGGTCGTTTCGATGAAGAAGCACACACAACTTTCAGCCGAGCAAGTGGATATGGCAGAAGATGGctcagaagatgaagaggacaaAGAGTCGGAttctgaggatgaagatgaaaacAAGGCAGACGACAAGCCCAAGCAAATCACAAAGGCTGATATTTTGGTCACCACACCCTTTCTCTTACTAAAGTTTCTCACCTCAGGACCTCCCAGCACACAAAAGGTTCTGCCTACTGTAAGAGACTTGATATTGGATGAGGCGGATGTTTTACTTGACCCTCTTTTCCGAGATGCCATGATGTCTGACTGGACAGCATGCACAAACCCCGACCTGAGGGTGTCATTTTGGTCTGCTACGATGGGCTCAAACATTGAGTCCATGGTTACAGAGAAGTTGACTTCAAGAGCACAGTCGCTGGGTATCACACCGAAGCCCTTTGTGCGACTAGTCGTCGGTCTCAAGGATACTGCTGTTCCAAACATTGCCCACAAGCTTATCTACACCGCGACTGAGCAGGGTAAACTACTAGCATTGCGCCAGCTGCTGCACCCTACGGCTGCTGATGATTCGGGTCCTCCTCTGCGACCCcccttcttggtctttaCGCAAACAATTGACCGAGCGACTGCTCTGCACGAGGAACTACAATACGACATTCCTCTCGAGGCTGGTGGTGCAGCGAGAATTGCAGCCCTTCACAGTGGTCTCACAGACTCTGCTCGATCTTCCATCATGCGCAAGTTCCGTGCTGGAGACATCTGGGTTCTGATCACAACAGATGTGTTGGCACGAGGTGTAGACTTTGCCGGTGTCAACGGTGTTGTCAACTACGATGTCCCCGGTTCCAGCGCCGGCTACGTCCACCGCGCAGGACGGACAGGCCGAGCAGGTCGCGAAGGTGGCGTGGCAGTCACATTCTACACCAAGGAGGACATTCCCTTCGTCAAGATGGTCGCCAATGTTATCGCTGCAAGCGAGAAGCAGGCTGGCAAAACAGGAGATGAGGCTGGGGTGCAAAAGTGGCTCCTGGATGCTCTCCCTAATGTCGGCAAGGCAGACcgcaagaagctcaaggagcgAGGTGTGGAAGCGCGGCGAAGTGGAAATAAGGCCAAGATCACGTCCAAGAGTGGCTATGAGAGACGAAAGGAGAATAACCGCCGCGGTGCTATTGAGGGtagcaagaagaggaaatTACAAGCAAATGAGGacagtggtgatgatggtgaatGGGGTGGTTTTGATGACTAG